The genomic region CTGCTTGGCTATCTGCCCCTTACTCTGCAACTGGCGGGGGTTGCCATGGTTATGGCATTGATTCTTGCTTGTGTATTCGCCGTGGTGCGGGTGCTGCGTATCCCGGTACTCAATCAACTCACCATCGTGTTCATCTCGTTTTTCCGGGGCACGCCGCTGTTGGTGCAGTTGTTTTTGTTCTATTACGGGCTGCCACAATTGTTCAGCGTGTTAACCGTGATAGACGGCGTCACCGCGACCATCATGGGCCTGACCCTGCACTTTTCAGCGTATATGGCGGAATCGATTCGAGCCGCTATCATCGGGGTGGATCGCAGCCAGACCGAGGCCGCGCTCTCGATTGGCATGACCAATAGCCAGCTGATGCGCCGCATCATCCTGCCGCAGGCCACCCGGGTTGCTCTGCCCACCCTGATGAACTACTTCATCGACATGATCAAGGCCACCTCCCTGGCGTTTACCCTGGGGGTCACGGAACTGATGGGGGCCACCCAGAAAGAAGCATCCGGCAGCTTCCTGTATTTTGAGGCGTTCATCGTCGCCGCAGTGATGTACTGGATCGTGGTCGAGCTGCTTTCACAATTGCAGAAGTATCTGGAAACCCGTCTGAACAAGGCTTACAGCCGATGATTGAACTCAAGTCTCTCAGTAAACACTTCGGCAAGAGTGTGGTTCTCGACGGTATTGATCTGACCGTCGATAAGGGAGAGATCATTGTCATTATTGGTCCATCGGGAACAGGTAAATCCACGCTGTTGCGCTGCGTTAACTTTCTGGAACACCCCACGGCTGGCGAAATCACCGTCGGCGACCTTACGGTGGATGTGAACCGGGCAAGCCGGGCGGAGATTCTCTCACTACGCCGGCGAACGGCCTTTGTGTTTCAGAATTACGCTTTGTTTGCTAACAAAACCGCATTGGAAAACGTGGCCGAACGGCTGGTGGTGGTGGATCGGTGGCCAAAAGAAAAGGCCTACCAGCGCGCCCGCGAGATTCTCGAGCGTATCGGCCTCGCGGACAAAGCCGATGCCTACCCTGCCTCGATGTCCGGTGGCCAGCAGCAGCGGGTGGGTATCGGCCGCGCCATGGCCACTGGAGCCGACGTCATCCTGTTTGACGAGCCCACCTCATCCCTCGATCCGGAGTGGGTGGAGGAAGTGCTGGGACTGATGAAACAATTGGCATCGGAACGCCAGACCATGATGGTGGTCACCCACGAAATGTCCTTCGCAAGGGATGTCGCCGACCGGGTGATTTTTATCGATGGC from Marinobacter sp. LV10R510-11A harbors:
- a CDS encoding amino acid ABC transporter permease — encoded protein: MDVLNVEYMLGLVPVLLGYLPLTLQLAGVAMVMALILACVFAVVRVLRIPVLNQLTIVFISFFRGTPLLVQLFLFYYGLPQLFSVLTVIDGVTATIMGLTLHFSAYMAESIRAAIIGVDRSQTEAALSIGMTNSQLMRRIILPQATRVALPTLMNYFIDMIKATSLAFTLGVTELMGATQKEASGSFLYFEAFIVAAVMYWIVVELLSQLQKYLETRLNKAYSR
- a CDS encoding amino acid ABC transporter ATP-binding protein, whose protein sequence is MIELKSLSKHFGKSVVLDGIDLTVDKGEIIVIIGPSGTGKSTLLRCVNFLEHPTAGEITVGDLTVDVNRASRAEILSLRRRTAFVFQNYALFANKTALENVAERLVVVDRWPKEKAYQRAREILERIGLADKADAYPASMSGGQQQRVGIGRAMATGADVILFDEPTSSLDPEWVEEVLGLMKQLASERQTMMVVTHEMSFARDVADRVIFIDGGRIVEQGPPSEIFSNPQDPRTQDFLKKILATNPV